The Setaria italica strain Yugu1 chromosome VIII, Setaria_italica_v2.0, whole genome shotgun sequence genome includes the window gcattctttttttttcattaggGTCATTGACAAGCATTCTACAGCACCGACAACATGAACAAAAAACAAGCATAACAAAACCCATGCACAGCGTGCAAGTTTGCTCCTACATCTCCAAACGTTACAAAACTAGTAACCAGAAAATCATTACATCATCCATCTATCCAAAGCATTAGGAGGAAGGATTTCACCAGAGCCCGTAGGCGCTGAAGTGCTTCACCCTGAACTTCCACTCTCCCTTGGCTGCGTCAAAGGACACGAACTCCGCGCCCTGCTCCTCCGCCTTCATCATCAGCATGTCCCTGTACCTCTCCACCCGCGGGCCCTCTCGGTACTGCTCCCCGGTCTTCTTGTTCATGCACTTGATGTTCAGAAGAGTCACCTCCGCAGCCTTGTTCAGCCCCTCACCCACCGGGGGCTTCTTGCTGTCGTCCTTGTACACGATCACCTCCCGGTTGTTGAACTCCACGATTGACTCCAGATCCAGGCCCCTCACGTCCGTCTCCCCCAGGAACTTGATGCTGCCATAGCCATGGCGCCCCACAACAAAGTCTTTCACCCGACTGCAGTAGCCTGGCTCACCACGTTCTTTGGCAGCAAGCTCCTCCAGACTAGGCTCCGTGAAGTAATCTTCCTGCGGGAGCTTAGGCAACAGCCTCTCAACTGAAGTACCCTTCCCATTCCCATGATGACTGGGTTCATGCTGCTGGCCATTTTCCACCAGAGGACTGCTGCTTGGTGACTTGACAGTCTTATCACGCCCACTTTCAGTGGATGTATCTGCACAAGTTTACCAAATCAGCTGAATATGTCCTGAAATTTGCCCTTGCTAGGGACAAATCTAATACAGAATTAAAAAAATCTAGTATGGTAATGACGCGATTTACCTTCATATTTGTCCAAATCAGTTGAATCCTTTGGAACCGATTGCCTGTTAATTGCACTCCGCGAAGGCCACTGCTCAATTGGACGGATTATCAGATTCCTCGGGTTCTCTCTAGGGATGAAAAAAGCATCCGCTTTTGGTGTTGCTGGAGATTCCTCATCGTCAGCAAAGAATGGAACCTACAGGGGTGAAAAAGGAAACTCAGCACCACAATCAATGTGTTCTTAATGGCATTCACAAGCTCCATGAATAAATCACATAAAAGATCATTACCTTGCCATCTGATATTGGATTATATTTTCTTGGCAGCAATTTTATCCTTCTCTGTGACAAATGCCTGGGAACCGCCATGGACAATGTTCTAGTCGGAAGAGGCTTCTCAGCAacctgcaaaccaccaaaaTGTTGCAATCACACAAACTCATAGCACCCTTAGTACCAAACATTCCCAATGCACAATAACCATCTTGCTACTGTAGCTTCCATCCGCTCTACGAAAACAATTAGAAAAGCTGGGGGGTGGTGACTAACCGGCAGACTTGATATTCCATATTGAACTGAAGGAGAAGATCCACCATTCCCAATGGACATCTGAGGCATTGCTGGAAGTGTCCCAAATGGATTTGAAACAGGAGCAGGCTGCATGACCATATTGGACTGGCTAGGAGATCTGTTTCAAAATGCAACAGGATACACCAAGTTAAAACAAATAATGTATTACGTCAGGAGAAAAACAGTCATGTGTGTTGCAGAAACTCATTTGCAAATTCTGAGGGTAATTATGTCCAAAACCATGTTCCCTAGACTACAGATAAAACAACAATATAGCAGTTCCAAGTAATCACATACAAGCTAGTGGCTCAAAGAACCATTCAAGAACTTTTCTTCTTTGCCTACACATTAGACTGATCGCAACATAATTCCTTCCCCTTATTGTATGTAATAAGTGTTTTCAACCATCAAGACgaaattattaaaaaaaggaaaaagaacatCATGCACATTGAGAAGTAGCAAAAGATCATACTGTTGTCCAATGAGGGCCTGATTAGCACTGTTGGAAAAACCAGGGAAACCACCAGTAGAAGCTGCAGTATTAAGAAGCCCAGATTAGTTTTTGAAGATATGGATTATAAATAAAAGTGAACAATTTGCATACAAAATACTGACCTGGTTGAGTTGGAGGTTGGAAGGAGAATGTGTTTGGAGTTTGAACAGGGGCAGATGTCTGAAATGTTGGCTTGATAAGAAGCAAAAATGAACTTGTTAGACATTaaaaagaactaaatatgatAAAAAAACTATATAGTCAATaatatggaaaaagaaaaaaatcaagagaTGCTCACCGTTGAAAAAAGTGAAGGTCCGCTGCCAAACAGACTGCCAGGTGGTGTGCTAAATAGGTTTCCAGAGGAGAAAGCTGGTGTACTTGATGGCTGTTGTGTAAATGCTGGGGCAGATTGAAATAGTGGGGCCGATTGAGTGTTAGCCAATGACGAGACAGTGCCGAATGGATTTGGATTATTCGTCGTTGATGTGCCAAACAATGATGATGGAGCAAAAGGAGTGGTATTTGCAAACAAAGATGGTGAGCTACTTGCTTGAAATGGGGAAACACCTGTCTGTCCGAACATTGTGGTACTAGTGGACGATGTGAATGGGCTCGAACTTGCAACTGTACTGTTAAACGAGTTGAATGATGAAGCACTAGTTGAAACAGGCTTAGGAGCAAATGGATTGTTTGTTGGAATTGTGTTTGGGGTAGACTGGTTAAATACATTGCTTGTTGGAGCAAAAGCATTCTGTTGTGTACTTAATGATGGAAAGATAGAAGCCGCTGCTGGAGTTCCAGAAGGGTTTGGTCCACCTGCGAGTCCAAATATTAAGAATGTTACACACATTTTACAAGAACAAGTTACATAGAGTCATGGACCAAACAAATCTAGCAACAATATAAGAAACAATTAATAAATGGAGTACTGAATGGAAGCATGTTCCATTAGTTGATTCTATTCAGGCTTCAAGCTGTAGCATAAGCCAGGGCAAAACAGTTACTGCCTCCATTCATTTTTAGTAGGTGTATTGGGATTTTAAAAAGTATTTTACTGGTATACTTTGGCCATCAAATTCTCTTACAAATTTATCATTAACAAAATCAATGTCATAGTAAACGATCTTTGAAATAGAAATTTATTCATATAACTTCTATGCACTAAGCATGCATGTAATTTGACTAATAAACTTATGAAGTTTGACTTTTAAAATCCTAATATGCTTATTAATTccaaacggagggagtacttggtTACTACAGTTCATACAAAAACAAGCATCCTAAAAGAATACATGGAATTAAAGATATGGTTAAGAAGAAGATTTGCAAATCAAGTAAAATCCTCAATTCTCAAATCATTCCTCACCCTTGTCTCCACGCTGGTAGTCTTCCCACCTCAATTCTTCATGACTCTTGTCTTTGTATTCAGGCATCGCAGATATGGAATCAAGTTTTGCAGCAGGTTGAGTACCACTGGTAGCACCGTCAACATCTGGTGTTTGAGCATAAGGTTTTATTCTGGTTCCTCCAGCTTGATTACCAAATTGTGCTTGCCCAAAAGCTGGTGCTGCTGTCTGTGAGCCTGAAAGTCAAAGTGGACAAACAATTGATAAGAAGGATAAAAGATAACATGACCAGGGTAAAAACAGTGAAAAAGAAAGATCTGCAGTCGAATAGGACTGCTGAAGTAAGAAAAGACCATATAATCAGTAAATTCTCAATTGCTACATCATATGGAATCAAAGACAACAATTGATTGATCATATATTACAGCTAAGAAACAACGCGAATATTCAATGGGAAAACCTACCAAATGCTGGAGTCTGCACACCGAAAGGTGATGTTGTTCCGAAGGGAGAACTACCAGAGGAAACTGCTGTTTGTGCAAAAGATGGTGAAGAACCAAAACTGAATGCATTGGTTGATGTGCCGAATGAAGGTGTGCTCGAAGATCCAAAACCTGGAGCAGTACCACCCACACCAAATGCTGTGCTCCCTGAAGTTCCAAAACCAGGAGTAGATGAACCAAACCCCGGGGTGCTAGAAGCACCAAATAAAGATGTTGATGTTGAACCAAATGCTGGGGTAGTTGCGGTGCCAAAGGCCGGTGTACTCGTTCCAAAGGCTGGCGCAGTTGCACCAAATGCCGGCGTAGTTGTGGTACCGAATGCCGGCGTAGTTGATGCGCCAAAAGTGCTGCTGCCAAATGTCGGTTGTGTTTGCTGGAACGTGCTACCAAAAGGACTTGACTGGCTAGGTGATGATCCAAAACCCCCAAAACTTTGCTTTTGTCCGAATAAAGATCCTACAACATGAGGAGAGCCAAGCATGACAAAGACATCATATATGCATCACTGTTGGTCTAAAGAATAACAGATCCATGAATTGAGATAATTTAGCTTGAGTAGCTATCTAGAACAATTGTAGAATGCAGTATCAGAaactaatgaaaaaaaataaagaaatctTGCAAGGCATGGGAAACACCGCAATAATGGAAGGTGATGTTTCCAGTGTAAGGGCTTTATAGCTTTGAAAATCTAGGAAAATCAGCACCGTGACTCCGCACGAAAGGAGACAATCAGCGAATGCATAATACATACCAGAGCCAAAGGTAGAGGATGTAGCACCAAAGGCAGGGGTGGGCGATGCACCGAATGCCGGAGTGCTCCCGAATGGAGAGGAGGACGGGGTGCCAAACGTGGAAGTGGATTGCTGCTGACCAAAGGCACCAGTGGATGTAGTGCCAAATGTGGGAGTGGACTGCTGCTGGCCAAAGGCACCAGTGGATGCAGTGCCAAAAGGCGAGCCTCCAGTCTGTGCCCCGAAAGCTGTGGTTGGGCTGCCAAACGGTTTTGGCGCAAAGGGGTTGTTAGCAGCAGGTGTAGCCTGGCCGAATCCCTG containing:
- the LOC101776833 gene encoding nuclear pore complex protein NUP98A isoform X1 gives rise to the protein MFGSTNPFGQSSTSPFGQNSFGTQQGFGQATPAANNPFAPKPFGSPTTAFGAQTGGSPFGTASTGAFGQQQSTPTFGTTSTGAFGQQQSTSTFGTPSSSPFGSTPAFGASPTPAFGATSSTFGSGSLFGQKQSFGGFGSSPSQSSPFGSTFQQTQPTFGSSTFGASTTPAFGTTTTPAFGATAPAFGTSTPAFGTATTPAFGSTSTSLFGASSTPGFGSSTPGFGTSGSTAFGVGGTAPGFGSSSTPSFGTSTNAFSFGSSPSFAQTAVSSGSSPFGTTSPFGVQTPAFGSQTAAPAFGQAQFGNQAGGTRIKPYAQTPDVDGATSGTQPAAKLDSISAMPEYKDKSHEELRWEDYQRGDKGGPNPSGTPAAASIFPSLSTQQNAFAPTSNVFNQSTPNTIPTNNPFAPKPVSTSASSFNSFNSTVASSSPFTSSTSTTMFGQTGVSPFQASSSPSLFANTTPFAPSSLFGTSTTNNPNPFGTVSSLANTQSAPLFQSAPAFTQQPSSTPAFSSGNLFSTPPGSLFGSGPSLFSTPTFQTSAPVQTPNTFSFQPPTQPASTGGFPGFSNSANQALIGQQSPSQSNMVMQPAPVSNPFGTLPAMPQMSIGNGGSSPSVQYGISSLPVAEKPLPTRTLSMAVPRHLSQRRIKLLPRKYNPISDGKVPFFADDEESPATPKADAFFIPRENPRNLIIRPIEQWPSRSAINRQSVPKDSTDLDKYEDTSTESGRDKTVKSPSSSPLVENGQQHEPSHHGNGKGTSVERLLPKLPQEDYFTEPSLEELAAKERGEPGYCSRVKDFVVGRHGYGSIKFLGETDVRGLDLESIVEFNNREVIVYKDDSKKPPVGEGLNKAAEVTLLNIKCMNKKTGEQYREGPRVERYRDMLMMKAEEQGAEFVSFDAAKGEWKFRVKHFSAYGLW
- the LOC101776833 gene encoding nuclear pore complex protein NUP98A isoform X2, with product MFGSTNPFGQSSTSPFGQNSFGTQQGFGQATPAANNPFAPKPFGSPTTAFGAQTGGSPFGTASTGAFGQQQSTPTFGTTSTGAFGQQQSTSTFGTPSSSPFGSTPAFGASPTPAFGATSSTFGSGSLFGQKQSFGGFGSSPSQSSPFGSTFQQTQPTFGSSTFGASTTPAFGTTTTPAFGATAPAFGTSTPAFGTATTPAFGSTSTSLFGASSTPGFGSSTPGFGTSGSTAFGVGGTAPGFGSSSTPSFGTSTNAFSFGSSPSFAQTAVSSGSSPFGTTSPFGVQTPAFGSQTAAPAFGQAQFGNQAGGTRIKPYAQTPDVDGATSGTQPAAKLDSISAMPEYKDKSHEELRWEDYQRGDKGGPNPSGTPAAASIFPSLSTQQNAFAPTSNVFNQSTPNTIPTNNPFAPKPVSTSASSFNSFNSTVASSSPFTSSTSTTMFGQTGVSPFQASSSPSLFANTTPFAPSSLFGTSTTNNPNPFGTVSSLANTQSAPLFQSAPAFTQQPSSTPAFSSGNLFSTPPGSLFGSGPSLFSTTSAPVQTPNTFSFQPPTQPASTGGFPGFSNSANQALIGQQSPSQSNMVMQPAPVSNPFGTLPAMPQMSIGNGGSSPSVQYGISSLPVAEKPLPTRTLSMAVPRHLSQRRIKLLPRKYNPISDGKVPFFADDEESPATPKADAFFIPRENPRNLIIRPIEQWPSRSAINRQSVPKDSTDLDKYEDTSTESGRDKTVKSPSSSPLVENGQQHEPSHHGNGKGTSVERLLPKLPQEDYFTEPSLEELAAKERGEPGYCSRVKDFVVGRHGYGSIKFLGETDVRGLDLESIVEFNNREVIVYKDDSKKPPVGEGLNKAAEVTLLNIKCMNKKTGEQYREGPRVERYRDMLMMKAEEQGAEFVSFDAAKGEWKFRVKHFSAYGLW